The proteins below come from a single Fusobacterium nucleatum genomic window:
- a CDS encoding autotransporter-associated N-terminal domain-containing protein encodes MGNNLSKMEENLRSIAKRYKSVKYSVGLAILFLMLGGGAFSQEINDENITTNTIPTREQITSSRKNLRNSLGSLQSKIEETKSENERSLAGLRLELIQLMEQGNQVVKSPWSSWQFGLNYMYNNWRGTYKGKGDKKEKYPFEGVFTRSNDIFERSISPYSDHYGELENSTDPTSASSNRRRGLRWQYGITGITQEQEKPGVLNILASIKPKDVSIGAVEAPKMTIETPQAPNLNLPKLDLPKAEIPEPRIQNVKVDLPEPNTNPFAEYVFDRGTSGYFRDWRSWYKAENPDPAGPKWEIRPNQDGKGDVYWAGYDPKTQTYKQGAGIYGEGLTEGAANPLSTDPKRNYENKGTNNTDSDGKNWVYELDTINSGKRPGVMLYLNDSTDRKDKNNFPKRGFYLTNTTLHLAGDVNGAGLSGGTVKPGATEKRVRGQIGIHTVSDGELENITAYLYGKAAFHSIETWHTGKTKYTNVTVNIKGEDNSVFLIYPSTYDNLLWHTGRTAKNSGKAALNGPYNRRGGFEGKVSVNMDAKSKRNIIYNQLGVQGAFDIVNEGEYKLKGQGNMVYSGLGYSPDFENMRGKTYSNKQGSVEIGYTQNDSAHYNEERSKNLTPKIEIKKSVSMIGDNNIGLFFSEKRPVGSKAGETDVVPYPLSKPATDKEWEKSVVGIYQGQIQFKANVGFEKQEADENSGDKNYTEGNVGIFARSGQREGITPSKDLGAPKNWDKVNNKYTNESVYDHDKIHSLHINKLEVFFGKYSKRNIMLAAENGTVVDVAKDENKKNRITVMDGAIKDYDSTKVGEGKISADDSVNEAGSGTIIAYSNGVWQNSVHKMSADTAGKLEGKSTEINIGRDVEMTGRYLKTGVDAKGNETGISSIAFLAKDGGSVNMLKNTTAYGFGSIIAYAEGKKGNTHSKVTVNGTITAKDGWAAKDAATKPYLYRNIGALAKKDGKIELKGKVDIYGIGAIADGENAEVTFRGTDHRIRTGKDGGLVALNKGKIEFSGGTIEHSANDDKGKDHDEATPFYADSNSKINFTGKTTIEMGNGILMEGNEADYSKDSGTATKYNGMKNVTVKLVKDGVVLGVKKGKTLDWTGTSSGLDMIKEEMKLDKIDKNGKKYKLYYVNGNFNLKTNLDLGDPNNEYYNLGLANEVFTIESGRRVFSNNGKGLEMGSLSTATSNTTNKYINEGEVSITGGDDTSRALSISYGTIHNKNLISVEKGIGAYGINGSKILNDTNANINITGADKGIGILGYASGEHLDKYGTDKKITDGTLTAADKLLEIENKGNITVAGKEGIGIYAELNNPSGSPLITRANGLVKNSGKITALGDKGIGIFSKGNKVELSGSGNSDITVGKKGIGVFADDSEVSLLSNYGIEVKDEGTGIFVKDGSQVSAGNLKLTYTGAKDKSAVGMFYDDDSNNIKTNDTDIELDDKTGTTEGLIALYVKKKSGTGKLVNTAKITGEKGYGIVTEGSEVDNSGNITFNNVISKDRPSVGMFSREHSGSFGNMRNSGTITMGASSVGMYGHGIKNAGKITVGDKGTAIYSMGGNVDLEANSEIVVGKNNAIGTYIGGTAQNVTAAANSKFTLGDGSFAFVNMGSGNIINSNITTQNLGNEAVYIYSKDKAGTVNNTTELKSTGNYNYGIYSAGTVNNTGNINFGTGKGNVGIYSTYGGTATNSGEITVGASHIDTDKKKDRYAIGMAAGFTPNKEELLAGKTAYTGNIKNEGTINVTGTHSIGMYGTGKGTTVYNGTSKGSTATINLKANNTTGMYLDNEAYGYNYGTIKSVGSGLQALTGVVVKNGATFENHGLVELNAEAALGGLIANDEDKAPGVIKNYGTFKINGKVNTESPEVTDEDIVRKQVDKSDLSKRLKNGTEIVVPTDPNTEAIQKDGKPIKPPKMDIVDDTTKRTIQKKMLTSSKIGMYIDTSSKNYTKPLEGLGNLGRLKTADLIIGNEATQNTTKKYITITDKKILEPYSEMIKRNTQISEWHVYSNSLTWYASLDKTGSKLNALYLAKESYTAWAGKVPWPVDKKDTYNFTDGLEQRYGVEDIGTRENAVFQKLNGIGKNEEILLYQAFDEMMGHQYATVQQRINATGEILSQEFDYLRSEWQTVSKDSNKVKVFGTNGEYKTDTAGVIDYKNYAYGVAYVHEDETVRLGKILGWYTGIVHNTFKFKDIGRSKEQMLQAKLGVFKSVPFDYDNSLNWTISGEVFAGYNKMHRRFLVVDEIFHAKSKYYSYGLGVKNEVSKSFRLSEDFSFKPYAALKTEYGRMTKIREKSGEIKLEVKHNDYFSIRPEFGGELAYKHLFDRKTLKVGVTVAYENELGRIANGKNKARVVDTTADWFNIRGEKEDRKGNIKTDLNIGLDNQRYGVTANVGYDTKGHNVRGGLGLRVIF; translated from the coding sequence ATGGGGAATAATTTATCTAAAATGGAAGAAAACTTACGCTCAATAGCAAAAAGATATAAGTCAGTAAAATATTCAGTTGGCTTAGCTATCTTGTTTTTAATGTTGGGGGGGGGTGCATTTTCACAAGAAATAAATGATGAAAATATCACAACAAACACAATTCCAACAAGAGAACAAATAACTTCATCAAGAAAAAATTTAAGAAATTCACTTGGAAGTTTACAATCAAAAATTGAAGAAACAAAATCAGAAAATGAAAGAAGTTTAGCAGGACTAAGATTAGAATTAATACAATTGATGGAACAAGGAAATCAAGTAGTAAAATCGCCTTGGTCTTCTTGGCAATTTGGATTAAACTATATGTACAATAATTGGAGAGGTACATATAAAGGAAAAGGAGATAAAAAAGAAAAATATCCATTTGAGGGAGTATTTACAAGAAGTAATGATATATTTGAAAGAAGTATATCTCCTTATAGTGATCATTACGGAGAACTTGAAAATTCAACAGATCCTACTTCTGCTAGCAGCAACCGTAGAAGAGGTTTGCGTTGGCAATATGGAATTACAGGTATTACACAAGAACAAGAAAAACCGGGAGTATTGAATATATTAGCATCTATAAAGCCAAAAGATGTATCAATAGGAGCAGTAGAAGCACCTAAGATGACTATTGAAACTCCTCAAGCTCCTAATTTGAATTTGCCAAAATTAGATTTGCCAAAAGCAGAAATTCCTGAACCAAGAATTCAAAATGTAAAAGTTGACTTACCAGAGCCAAATACAAATCCTTTTGCTGAGTATGTATTTGATAGAGGAACTTCAGGATATTTTAGAGATTGGAGAAGTTGGTATAAAGCAGAAAATCCTGATCCAGCAGGACCTAAATGGGAAATTAGACCAAATCAAGATGGAAAGGGAGATGTTTATTGGGCAGGTTATGATCCTAAAACACAAACATATAAACAAGGTGCTGGAATATATGGAGAAGGGCTTACAGAAGGGGCAGCAAATCCTCTATCAACTGACCCAAAAAGAAATTATGAAAATAAAGGGACAAATAATACTGATTCTGATGGAAAAAACTGGGTTTATGAATTAGATACTATCAATTCTGGAAAAAGACCAGGAGTTATGCTTTATTTAAACGATTCAACAGATCGTAAAGATAAGAATAACTTCCCTAAAAGAGGATTTTATTTAACAAATACAACACTTCATTTAGCTGGGGATGTAAATGGAGCTGGACTATCTGGTGGTACAGTAAAACCAGGTGCAACAGAAAAAAGAGTAAGAGGTCAAATAGGAATACACACTGTTTCAGATGGAGAATTAGAAAATATAACAGCATATCTTTATGGAAAAGCAGCTTTTCACTCTATTGAAACATGGCATACTGGAAAAACTAAGTATACAAATGTAACAGTTAATATAAAAGGTGAAGATAACTCAGTATTTCTTATTTATCCTTCAACATATGATAACCTTCTATGGCATACAGGAAGAACAGCAAAAAATTCTGGGAAAGCCGCACTTAATGGGCCTTATAATAGAAGAGGTGGCTTTGAAGGAAAAGTCAGTGTTAATATGGATGCTAAATCAAAAAGAAATATTATTTATAACCAATTAGGTGTTCAAGGTGCTTTTGATATAGTAAATGAAGGGGAATATAAGCTAAAAGGACAAGGAAATATGGTTTATTCTGGTTTAGGTTATTCTCCAGATTTTGAAAATATGAGAGGAAAAACTTACAGTAATAAACAAGGAAGTGTAGAAATTGGTTATACACAAAATGATTCAGCTCATTATAATGAGGAAAGGTCAAAAAATTTAACTCCTAAAATTGAAATTAAAAAGTCTGTCAGTATGATAGGTGATAATAATATAGGATTGTTTTTCTCTGAAAAAAGACCAGTTGGAAGCAAAGCTGGGGAAACTGATGTAGTTCCTTATCCATTGTCTAAACCAGCAACAGATAAGGAATGGGAAAAATCTGTTGTAGGAATTTATCAAGGACAAATTCAATTTAAAGCAAATGTAGGATTTGAAAAGCAAGAAGCTGATGAAAATAGTGGAGATAAGAATTATACAGAAGGCAATGTTGGAATTTTTGCTCGTTCAGGACAAAGAGAAGGGATTACTCCTTCAAAAGATTTAGGAGCTCCTAAAAATTGGGATAAAGTTAATAATAAATACACAAATGAATCTGTATATGATCATGATAAAATCCATTCTCTTCACATTAATAAACTTGAAGTTTTCTTTGGTAAATATTCTAAGCGTAATATCATGCTTGCTGCTGAAAATGGTACAGTTGTAGATGTTGCAAAAGATGAAAATAAAAAAAATAGAATTACAGTTATGGATGGTGCTATCAAAGATTATGATTCTACTAAAGTTGGAGAAGGAAAGATTTCAGCAGATGATAGTGTAAATGAAGCAGGTTCAGGGACTATTATTGCGTATTCTAATGGTGTATGGCAAAATTCAGTTCATAAGATGAGTGCTGATACAGCAGGAAAACTTGAAGGTAAATCAACAGAAATAAATATCGGAAGAGATGTTGAAATGACAGGAAGATATTTAAAAACAGGAGTTGATGCAAAAGGTAATGAAACAGGAATAAGTTCTATTGCATTTTTAGCAAAAGACGGTGGAAGCGTAAATATGCTGAAAAATACAACTGCTTATGGTTTTGGTTCTATAATTGCCTATGCTGAGGGGAAAAAAGGTAATACACACTCAAAAGTAACAGTTAATGGAACAATAACAGCAAAAGATGGTTGGGCAGCAAAAGACGCTGCAACAAAGCCATATCTATATAGAAATATAGGGGCATTAGCAAAGAAAGATGGAAAAATAGAGCTTAAAGGTAAAGTAGACATATATGGAATAGGTGCAATAGCAGATGGAGAAAATGCAGAAGTAACTTTCAGAGGTACTGATCACAGAATAAGAACAGGTAAAGATGGTGGATTGGTAGCTTTAAATAAAGGAAAGATTGAATTTTCAGGAGGAACAATAGAACATTCTGCTAATGATGATAAGGGAAAAGATCATGATGAAGCTACACCATTCTATGCAGATTCAAATTCAAAAATTAATTTTACTGGTAAAACAACAATAGAAATGGGAAATGGAATTTTAATGGAAGGTAATGAAGCTGACTATTCAAAAGATTCAGGAACAGCAACCAAGTATAATGGAATGAAAAATGTTACAGTAAAATTAGTAAAAGATGGGGTAGTTCTTGGTGTAAAAAAAGGGAAAACACTTGATTGGACTGGAACAAGTAGTGGTCTTGATATGATTAAAGAAGAGATGAAACTTGATAAAATAGATAAAAATGGTAAAAAATATAAACTTTACTATGTCAATGGAAATTTCAACTTAAAAACAAATCTTGATCTAGGTGATCCAAATAATGAATATTATAATTTAGGTTTAGCCAATGAAGTATTTACAATAGAAAGTGGCAGAAGAGTTTTTTCTAATAATGGAAAAGGTTTAGAAATGGGTTCATTGAGTACTGCAACTTCTAATACAACTAATAAATATATAAATGAAGGTGAAGTTTCAATTACAGGTGGAGATGATACAAGTAGAGCACTTAGTATTTCTTATGGAACAATTCATAATAAGAATTTAATCTCTGTTGAAAAGGGAATTGGAGCTTATGGAATAAATGGAAGTAAAATTCTAAATGATACTAATGCAAATATTAATATTACAGGAGCAGATAAAGGAATAGGAATATTAGGATATGCATCAGGAGAACATTTAGATAAGTATGGAACAGATAAAAAAATAACTGATGGAACTTTAACAGCTGCTGATAAATTACTTGAAATAGAAAATAAAGGAAATATAACTGTTGCTGGAAAAGAAGGAATAGGAATATATGCAGAATTAAATAATCCTTCAGGAAGTCCACTGATTACAAGAGCTAATGGTCTAGTAAAAAATAGTGGAAAAATAACAGCATTAGGAGATAAAGGAATAGGCATTTTCTCAAAAGGAAATAAAGTAGAATTATCAGGAAGTGGTAACTCAGATATTACAGTAGGTAAAAAAGGAATAGGAGTTTTTGCAGATGATAGTGAAGTTTCTTTATTAAGCAATTATGGAATAGAAGTAAAAGATGAAGGAACAGGAATATTTGTAAAAGACGGAAGTCAAGTAAGTGCTGGAAACTTAAAATTAACATATACAGGAGCTAAAGATAAATCAGCAGTAGGAATGTTCTACGATGATGATTCTAATAATATCAAAACTAATGATACAGATATAGAACTTGATGATAAAACAGGTACAACAGAAGGACTTATAGCTTTATATGTTAAAAAGAAGTCAGGGACAGGTAAATTAGTTAATACAGCTAAAATTACAGGAGAAAAAGGTTATGGAATTGTAACAGAAGGAAGTGAAGTAGACAATTCAGGAAATATTACCTTTAACAATGTTATATCAAAAGATAGACCAAGTGTTGGAATGTTCTCAAGAGAACATAGTGGAAGTTTTGGAAATATGAGAAATAGTGGAACTATTACAATGGGAGCTTCTTCAGTTGGAATGTATGGACATGGTATTAAAAATGCAGGAAAGATAACAGTAGGAGATAAGGGAACTGCTATTTACTCAATGGGAGGAAATGTAGATTTAGAAGCAAATTCAGAAATTGTAGTAGGTAAAAATAACGCAATAGGAACTTATATTGGAGGAACAGCTCAAAATGTAACAGCTGCTGCTAATAGTAAGTTCACACTGGGTGATGGTTCATTTGCATTTGTTAACATGGGTTCAGGAAATATTATAAATAGTAATATAACTACACAAAACCTAGGAAATGAAGCTGTTTACATATACTCAAAAGATAAAGCAGGAACAGTTAACAATACAACAGAATTAAAGTCAACAGGAAATTATAACTATGGTATCTATTCAGCAGGAACTGTTAATAATACTGGAAATATAAACTTTGGAACAGGAAAAGGGAATGTAGGAATTTATAGTACTTATGGAGGAACTGCAACAAATAGTGGTGAAATTACAGTTGGAGCTTCACATATTGACACAGACAAGAAAAAAGATAGATATGCAATTGGAATGGCAGCAGGATTTACTCCAAATAAAGAAGAATTATTAGCTGGAAAAACTGCTTATACAGGAAATATAAAAAATGAAGGTACTATTAATGTAACTGGTACACATAGTATAGGTATGTATGGAACAGGAAAAGGGACTACTGTTTATAATGGTACATCTAAAGGTTCAACAGCAACAATAAACTTAAAAGCAAATAACACTACTGGAATGTATTTAGATAATGAAGCTTATGGCTACAACTACGGAACTATTAAATCAGTAGGCTCAGGTCTACAAGCTCTAACAGGAGTTGTAGTTAAGAATGGAGCAACTTTTGAAAATCATGGTCTAGTAGAGTTAAATGCTGAAGCTGCTTTAGGAGGTTTAATAGCTAATGATGAAGATAAAGCTCCTGGAGTTATAAAGAATTATGGAACTTTTAAAATTAATGGAAAAGTAAATACAGAAAGTCCTGAAGTAACAGATGAAGATATTGTGAGAAAACAAGTGGATAAAAGTGATTTGAGTAAAAGATTAAAGAATGGAACTGAAATTGTTGTTCCAACAGATCCAAATACTGAAGCTATACAGAAAGATGGAAAACCTATAAAGCCTCCAAAAATGGATATAGTTGATGATACAACAAAAAGAACAATTCAGAAAAAAATGTTGACTTCTTCAAAAATAGGAATGTATATAGATACTTCCTCAAAAAATTATACAAAACCTCTTGAAGGTTTAGGTAATTTGGGAAGATTGAAGACAGCTGATTTAATAATAGGTAATGAAGCAACTCAAAATACAACAAAGAAATATATTACTATAACAGATAAGAAGATATTAGAACCTTATAGTGAAATGATTAAAAGAAATACTCAAATTTCTGAATGGCATGTATATTCTAATTCGTTAACATGGTATGCATCATTGGATAAAACAGGAAGCAAGTTGAATGCTCTTTATTTAGCAAAAGAAAGTTATACTGCTTGGGCTGGAAAAGTGCCTTGGCCTGTTGATAAAAAAGATACATATAATTTTACAGATGGATTAGAACAAAGATATGGTGTTGAAGATATTGGAACAAGAGAAAATGCAGTATTCCAAAAATTGAATGGTATTGGAAAAAATGAAGAAATCTTATTGTATCAAGCCTTTGATGAAATGATGGGACACCAATATGCAACTGTTCAACAAAGAATAAATGCAACAGGAGAAATTCTTTCTCAAGAATTTGACTATTTAAGAAGTGAATGGCAAACAGTATCTAAAGATTCAAATAAAGTAAAAGTATTTGGAACTAATGGAGAATATAAGACAGATACAGCAGGAGTAATAGATTATAAGAATTATGCTTATGGTGTAGCTTATGTACATGAAGATGAAACTGTAAGATTAGGAAAAATTCTTGGATGGTATACAGGAATAGTTCATAATACATTTAAGTTTAAAGATATAGGAAGATCAAAAGAACAAATGTTACAAGCAAAACTTGGAGTATTTAAATCAGTTCCATTTGATTATGATAATAGCTTAAACTGGACAATATCTGGGGAAGTA